From Candidatus Eremiobacterota bacterium, the proteins below share one genomic window:
- a CDS encoding FHA domain-containing protein: MTNGPANGTERARGRLIGESGNFTGRTFPLDKERIVAGRDPAACDVVLPQPFISKTHAAFESDESGRTTVLDLGSKFGTFVNGERVTERVLLGGDRIGLGPDGLVAFRYAAGQTAGTPSADTSAADITTLVDRAEVEGTRTLHVERSRELRIGRAPDNDIVLNAASVSRHHAKLALDGSSGATLLDVGSTNGTYVNGELLREPRRIEPDDLVFVGGFLFKVDGQTIRQIDLSESRICAIGLSKQIKGEPVIDDISLAVLPGEFVGLMGPSGCGKSTLMDALDGLQPAPVGSVFLGDLDLYRNFNSVRRSIGHVPQHDILHDDLSVGRTLLYAARLRLPETATPTAKRVAVAKVLELVNLQHKVSTAFKNLSGGEQKRLSIAIELLTEPNFLFLDEPTSPLDPETTEDLMARFRKLADMGRTVVMITHKFEMFSSMDSVGFLAKGGRLAFFGPPRAALQYFGCTEPADIFRRMHHEPPEKLAKRYQTSPQYQTYVQRRVRQSALMHAPQNRTAAAAAPAKSSLFAQLKIWWTLTQRFAEIKLKDRRNTLLLLLQSPLVAFILVKISGTVAADGKTVAKTMFISAVIAVWFGANNAIREIVAELPIYKRERRFSLPIGPYVLSKFAVLSTIGAVQSFLFVFIVTKFGLLEAGDFSILWTILFVTTLGGISMGLFFSAVVNSTEKAVSILPLILIPQLLLSGFLTPIGNVYVNLKADKPASAAAYDRYVERGKPPDMEPIEKRDGLGAGQLLTTVVLARWSLDALLSVASLDNEATRDRVAEGVSVPAYASVLNGESASAIERAYKLGTVEDLAIIAAFSLALLPLTMWSLKRHDVL; encoded by the coding sequence ATGACGAACGGGCCGGCAAACGGCACCGAGCGCGCGAGGGGCCGCCTCATCGGCGAAAGCGGAAACTTCACCGGCCGCACCTTTCCGCTCGACAAAGAGCGCATCGTCGCCGGTCGCGATCCGGCGGCCTGCGACGTCGTCTTGCCGCAGCCGTTCATCTCGAAGACCCACGCGGCGTTCGAATCCGACGAGTCGGGACGCACGACGGTGCTCGACCTCGGCTCCAAGTTCGGCACCTTCGTCAACGGCGAGCGCGTTACCGAGCGCGTCCTCTTGGGCGGCGATCGCATCGGACTGGGACCGGACGGGCTGGTCGCGTTCCGCTACGCCGCGGGCCAAACTGCCGGAACGCCGAGCGCGGACACCTCCGCGGCGGATATCACGACGCTCGTCGACCGTGCCGAGGTGGAGGGCACGCGCACGCTGCACGTGGAGCGCAGCCGCGAGCTGAGGATCGGCCGCGCGCCCGACAACGACATCGTCCTCAACGCGGCGAGCGTTTCCCGGCATCACGCGAAGCTCGCGCTCGACGGAAGCTCCGGCGCGACCCTGCTCGACGTCGGAAGCACGAACGGAACCTACGTGAACGGCGAGCTGTTGCGTGAGCCGCGCCGTATCGAGCCCGACGACCTGGTCTTCGTCGGCGGCTTTCTCTTCAAGGTCGACGGCCAGACGATCCGCCAGATCGATCTGAGCGAAAGCCGCATCTGCGCGATCGGCCTGTCGAAGCAGATCAAGGGCGAGCCGGTGATCGACGACATCTCGCTCGCCGTCCTTCCGGGCGAGTTCGTCGGCTTGATGGGCCCGTCGGGGTGCGGCAAGTCGACCCTGATGGATGCGCTCGACGGACTGCAGCCCGCGCCCGTCGGTTCGGTGTTCCTCGGCGACTTGGACCTGTACCGCAACTTCAACTCGGTGCGCCGCTCGATCGGTCACGTGCCGCAGCACGACATCTTGCACGACGACCTCAGCGTCGGGCGCACGCTGCTGTACGCGGCGCGATTGCGGCTTCCCGAGACCGCGACGCCGACGGCCAAGCGCGTCGCCGTCGCCAAGGTGCTGGAGCTCGTCAACTTGCAGCACAAGGTCTCGACGGCGTTCAAAAACCTTTCCGGCGGCGAGCAGAAGCGGCTCAGCATCGCGATCGAGCTGCTTACCGAGCCGAACTTTTTGTTCTTGGACGAGCCGACCTCACCGCTCGACCCCGAGACGACCGAAGACCTGATGGCACGCTTCCGCAAGCTCGCGGACATGGGCCGGACCGTCGTGATGATCACGCACAAGTTCGAGATGTTCAGCTCGATGGACAGCGTGGGCTTTCTGGCCAAAGGCGGGCGCCTGGCGTTCTTCGGCCCGCCGCGCGCGGCCCTCCAGTACTTCGGCTGCACCGAGCCGGCGGACATCTTCCGCCGGATGCACCACGAGCCGCCGGAGAAGCTCGCGAAGCGGTACCAGACCTCGCCGCAGTACCAGACCTACGTGCAGCGGCGCGTCCGCCAGTCCGCGCTGATGCATGCGCCGCAGAACCGCACGGCGGCAGCGGCCGCGCCGGCGAAGTCGTCGCTGTTCGCGCAGCTGAAGATCTGGTGGACGCTCACCCAGCGCTTCGCCGAGATCAAGCTGAAGGACCGCCGCAACACGCTGCTGCTGCTCCTGCAGTCACCGCTCGTCGCCTTCATCCTGGTCAAGATCTCCGGGACGGTCGCCGCGGACGGCAAGACCGTCGCCAAGACGATGTTCATCTCGGCCGTGATCGCCGTCTGGTTCGGCGCCAACAACGCGATCCGCGAGATCGTCGCCGAGCTGCCGATCTACAAGCGGGAACGCCGTTTCAGCCTTCCGATCGGACCCTACGTCCTCTCGAAGTTCGCCGTGCTGAGCACGATCGGCGCGGTCCAGTCGTTCTTGTTCGTCTTCATCGTGACCAAGTTCGGATTGCTCGAGGCTGGCGATTTTTCGATCCTGTGGACGATCTTGTTCGTGACGACGCTCGGAGGGATCAGCATGGGGCTGTTCTTCTCCGCCGTCGTGAACTCGACCGAGAAGGCGGTGAGCATTCTGCCGCTCATCCTCATCCCGCAGCTGCTGCTCAGCGGTTTCTTGACGCCGATCGGCAACGTCTACGTCAACCTCAAGGCCGACAAGCCCGCCTCGGCCGCCGCCTACGACCGGTACGTCGAGCGCGGGAAGCCGCCGGACATGGAACCGATCGAGAAGCGCGACGGGCTCGGCGCGGGCCAACTCCTCACCACCGTGGTGCTGGCGCGCTGGTCGCTCGACGCGCTGCTGAGCGTCGCGAGCCTCGACAACGAGGCGACGCGCGACCGTGTCGCCGAGGGTGTCTCCGTCCCGGCGTACGCCTCCGTGCTGAACGGTGAGAGCGCGTCGGCGATCGAGCGCGCATACAAGCTGGGCACGGTCGAGGACCTGGCGATCATTGCGGCTTTCAGCCTGGCTCTTCTTCCGCTGACGATGTGGTCGCTCAAGCGCCACGACGTCTTGTGA
- a CDS encoding protein kinase yields the protein MIGDPLLGRVIGEKYRIDAEIGAGGMATIYRATRLHIGDAVAIKVLHSELLRDPQFAERFKREAQAAARLKHPNVVSIYDFGVSDDGVIYLVMELVEGPNLRTIIKDTGPMPVALAAEIIRQVCAALSEAERQHVVHRDIKPSNIAVESTPDGPRVKVLDFGIASLRSGGAATFFTQTGTALGTPAYMSPEQCLGEELDGRSDVYSVGVVLFEMLCGVAPFNSPTPTAVVMQHVQQAPPPLRILNASVSPAVEAVVLRSLVKRREDRYQTARDLADALTTAATGPRISLGPDTLATPAYAVRRLDATMVQPALAPAVPVGRSGGRASGVLIGLAVAAVLGLVGFGAQRAFFTHPATKTAAHTPARHRPQPARAAIARAPALRPPTAARSSDRYVVIACGAIVDLRTGLHWLVGPDTDFSWYAARAWAGSVSDCGTRWSLPSIRQLAALYDPAMSAGIGYAENGVHYPAHIDPIFSAIGHGSWIWSGEPGAYDNRARSFNFNQGLAIEDQPMRAVGIRVMVVRNPRAAPAANPLPYRPPAYARAGSPAETVRQYYARLNAHDFPGAYALLSPDFQAHFPFYRWRAGYATTLASTAEVPESTDPAHVPFRLVARDEKNGEIVTTVYDGAWALIPDGRGGWLLDEGRMGLVSDH from the coding sequence ATGATCGGCGATCCGCTGCTGGGACGGGTGATCGGTGAGAAGTACCGGATCGACGCGGAGATCGGCGCCGGCGGAATGGCGACGATCTACCGCGCGACCCGGTTGCATATCGGCGACGCGGTCGCGATCAAGGTTCTTCATTCGGAGCTGCTGCGCGACCCGCAGTTCGCCGAGCGCTTCAAGCGCGAGGCCCAAGCCGCCGCGCGCCTCAAGCACCCGAACGTCGTCTCGATCTACGACTTCGGCGTCTCGGACGACGGTGTGATCTACCTCGTGATGGAGCTGGTCGAAGGCCCGAACCTGCGCACGATCATCAAGGACACCGGTCCGATGCCGGTGGCGCTGGCAGCCGAGATCATCCGCCAAGTCTGCGCTGCTCTCAGCGAGGCAGAGCGCCAGCACGTGGTGCACCGCGACATCAAACCGAGCAACATCGCGGTCGAAAGCACGCCGGACGGTCCGCGGGTGAAAGTGCTCGACTTCGGAATCGCGAGCCTGCGCAGTGGCGGCGCGGCGACGTTCTTCACCCAGACCGGCACCGCGCTCGGAACGCCCGCGTACATGTCGCCCGAGCAGTGTTTGGGTGAAGAGCTGGACGGGCGTTCCGACGTCTACAGCGTGGGCGTCGTCCTCTTCGAGATGCTGTGCGGCGTCGCGCCGTTCAACTCGCCGACGCCGACCGCGGTCGTCATGCAGCACGTGCAGCAGGCGCCGCCGCCGCTGCGCATTCTGAACGCGAGCGTCTCGCCGGCAGTCGAAGCAGTCGTGCTGCGCAGCCTGGTGAAAAGGCGCGAGGACCGTTATCAAACCGCGCGCGATTTGGCCGACGCGCTGACCACCGCCGCGACCGGGCCGCGGATCTCGCTCGGCCCCGACACGCTTGCAACGCCCGCATATGCGGTGCGGCGACTCGATGCGACGATGGTGCAGCCGGCGCTCGCCCCCGCCGTGCCCGTCGGAAGGAGCGGCGGGCGCGCATCCGGCGTGCTGATCGGGCTCGCGGTCGCCGCGGTTCTCGGGCTCGTCGGCTTCGGCGCCCAGCGCGCGTTCTTCACGCATCCTGCGACGAAGACTGCGGCGCATACGCCAGCGCGCCATCGGCCGCAACCCGCCCGCGCGGCGATCGCTCGTGCACCCGCGCTTCGGCCGCCGACCGCCGCGCGCTCGTCGGACCGCTATGTCGTGATCGCCTGCGGCGCGATCGTCGACCTGCGGACCGGGCTCCACTGGCTCGTCGGTCCCGACACGGACTTTTCGTGGTACGCGGCGCGCGCGTGGGCAGGTTCGGTCTCCGATTGCGGCACGCGGTGGTCGCTGCCCTCGATTCGACAGCTTGCCGCGCTCTATGATCCTGCGATGTCGGCCGGGATCGGCTACGCCGAGAACGGCGTGCACTATCCGGCGCACATCGATCCGATCTTCAGCGCGATCGGACACGGGTCGTGGATCTGGTCCGGCGAGCCGGGCGCGTACGACAACCGCGCGCGTTCGTTCAACTTCAACCAAGGGCTCGCGATCGAAGACCAGCCGATGCGCGCGGTCGGGATCCGGGTCATGGTCGTGCGCAACCCGCGCGCCGCACCTGCGGCGAATCCCCTGCCGTACCGGCCGCCGGCGTACGCGCGCGCCGGCTCGCCCGCCGAAACCGTGCGGCAGTACTATGCGCGCTTGAACGCGCACGATTTCCCCGGCGCGTACGCGCTGCTCAGCCCGGACTTTCAAGCGCACTTCCCCTTCTACCGCTGGCGCGCCGGTTATGCAACGACGCTCGCGTCGACCGCCGAGGTCCCCGAATCGACCGATCCGGCGCATGTGCCGTTCCGGCTCGTCGCGCGCGATGAGAAGAACGGTGAGATCGTGACGACCGTCTACGACGGCGCGTGGGCGCTCATCCCGGACGGCCGCGGCGGCTGGCTGCTCGACGAGGGCCGTATGGGCCTGGTGAGCGACCATTAG
- a CDS encoding family 20 glycosylhydrolase yields the protein MSAVAPAPPPVAAESFAPSVVPRPKELSPREGTYEWPATMRVVAAGREAKAGAGALERFARGAGIAVTETAERGHADVVLETARSSDTALGSEGYILKVRANGISLAANGAAGFNHAAQTLAQLTARAPSGRLQTHALEVRDWPAFGWRGIHLDVSRHYFPLETLKRYVDLAERYKLNVFHMHLTDDEGWRIEIKRRPLLTEVGSCTPDRRSCAYYTQTQIRELVAYARERNVEIVPEIDVPGHSGAATRSYPDLACEGGGDPSVLCPTEQTFAFLDDVLTEVVQLFPGPYVHVGGDEVSRRSWRSSAEVARLMRRNKWASYDALQAYFTQRLAGSLARQQRRAVVWDDALSGTVPPNTVIMAWRGEPAARLGLARGFDVVAVPDGPLYFDGYQGDPEQEPSAMRFRATLEQVYRYRPVARSPAGGHGIVGMQANVWTEQIATPDHLFYMLLPRELALAETAWAGSDAAEWLGFQRRLPAQLQWLSANGYRFRIPDVAFTFSGGAVRFAPQGTSVQSARAYTSASSLRLALDAPVAGEIRFTTDGTLPTARAQKYAAPVALRLAPGEAVVVQAAAFVDGRRGPIGRCTVRRTATLPPPNQTYSSWTALISDQRPGIYVPPRFP from the coding sequence GTGTCGGCCGTCGCACCGGCGCCGCCACCCGTTGCCGCAGAGTCCTTCGCGCCGTCGGTCGTTCCGCGGCCCAAGGAGCTCTCGCCGCGCGAGGGCACCTACGAATGGCCGGCGACGATGAGGGTCGTCGCCGCCGGGCGCGAAGCGAAAGCCGGCGCCGGAGCGCTGGAGCGTTTCGCGCGCGGCGCAGGCATCGCGGTGACGGAGACGGCCGAGCGGGGGCATGCGGACGTCGTCCTCGAGACCGCGCGCTCGTCCGACACGGCACTCGGTTCTGAAGGTTACATTCTCAAGGTGCGCGCGAACGGCATCTCGCTCGCTGCGAACGGCGCAGCGGGATTCAACCACGCCGCGCAAACGCTCGCGCAGCTCACGGCGCGCGCGCCGTCGGGACGGCTCCAAACCCACGCCCTCGAGGTTCGCGACTGGCCGGCGTTCGGCTGGCGTGGTATTCACCTCGACGTCAGCCGGCACTACTTCCCGCTCGAGACGCTCAAGCGATACGTTGATCTCGCGGAGCGCTACAAGCTGAACGTCTTCCACATGCACCTGACCGACGACGAGGGCTGGCGGATCGAGATCAAGCGCCGACCGCTGCTGACCGAGGTCGGCTCGTGCACCCCGGACCGCCGCAGCTGCGCGTACTACACGCAAACGCAAATTCGCGAGCTCGTCGCGTACGCGCGCGAGCGGAACGTCGAGATCGTTCCCGAGATCGACGTTCCCGGCCACTCCGGCGCCGCGACCCGTTCGTATCCCGACCTCGCCTGCGAGGGCGGTGGGGACCCGAGCGTGCTGTGCCCGACGGAGCAAACGTTCGCCTTTCTCGACGACGTCCTGACCGAAGTCGTTCAGCTCTTTCCCGGACCGTACGTCCACGTCGGCGGCGACGAGGTGTCGCGCCGAAGCTGGCGCTCCAGCGCCGAGGTAGCGCGCCTGATGCGGCGCAACAAGTGGGCGAGCTACGACGCGCTGCAGGCGTATTTCACGCAGCGACTCGCAGGATCGCTCGCGCGGCAGCAGCGCCGCGCCGTCGTCTGGGACGACGCCTTGAGCGGAACGGTGCCGCCGAACACCGTGATCATGGCCTGGCGCGGCGAACCGGCGGCTCGGCTCGGCTTGGCGCGTGGGTTCGACGTCGTCGCCGTTCCGGACGGACCGCTGTATTTCGACGGCTACCAAGGCGATCCGGAACAGGAGCCGTCCGCAATGCGGTTTCGCGCCACGCTGGAGCAGGTGTATCGGTACCGGCCGGTTGCGAGGAGCCCCGCCGGCGGACACGGCATCGTCGGCATGCAGGCCAACGTCTGGACCGAGCAGATCGCCACGCCCGATCATCTGTTCTACATGCTGCTGCCGCGCGAGCTCGCCCTGGCAGAGACCGCCTGGGCCGGTTCCGACGCGGCTGAATGGCTCGGCTTTCAGCGCCGTTTGCCCGCGCAATTGCAGTGGCTCTCGGCGAACGGCTACCGTTTTCGCATTCCGGACGTCGCGTTCACGTTCTCCGGCGGCGCCGTGCGGTTCGCGCCGCAGGGCACCAGCGTTCAGTCCGCGCGCGCGTACACCAGCGCGAGCTCGCTTCGGCTCGCACTCGATGCGCCGGTGGCCGGCGAGATCCGGTTCACGACCGACGGAACGCTCCCGACCGCGCGCGCGCAAAAATACGCGGCGCCGGTCGCGCTTCGCCTTGCTCCGGGCGAAGCGGTCGTGGTGCAGGCTGCGGCCTTCGTCGACGGCCGGCGGGGACCGATCGGCCGCTGCACCGTGCGCCGAACCGCGACGCTTCCGCCGCCGAACCAGACGTATTCGTCGTGGACGGCGCTCATCTCCGACCAGCGCCCCGGAATCTACGTTCCGCCCCGTTTTCCCTAG
- a CDS encoding protein kinase, translated as MIQPPLLGQVIDGKYRIDAEIGAGGMATIYRATRLQIGDAVAIKVLHTELLREPQFAERFKREAQAAARLKHPNVVAIYDFGVSAEGVIYLVMELVEGPNLRTIIKDTGPMPAALAAEIVRQACAALSEAHRQGLVHRDVKPANIAVETTPDGPRVKVLDFGIASLRTGGTFASLTQTGAVMGTPAYMSPEQCLGEELDGRSDVYSLGVVLFEMLCGVVPFNSPTATAVVMQHVQQAPPPLRVLNASISPAVEAVVLRALAKRPEERFQTARELADALSAAVSGPRLSLGAETVAAPSFSALRLDATTVQPALHAPTPPMPAQRARPRSSIPAGVVIGVLLAVSVGAGWFGVQRWVTKPGAVSARATQSPPTATAQSRAVARNPLAGVRENPVNLVKQYYRLWNERQYATMYAMLSSRMQRKNPYDQYVKYHSLVMRIDVDAAPGSAPEIVDVSIVSRDRERNGAITENYNAGQWLVAVENGQLKLDDQTAHGTRPSVVVAAAPIPVYPTAAPVYATPAAVYATPAYAAAQQAEAPVDAVSFVRQYYRLWNMRAYDTMYGMLSPNMQRTHPYADYVKYHAMVVHIDADVTPTGSPLAVNVRIVSQDREKDGSITQSVNEGQWFLTYDSGLKLNEQKVHEVSSTAHRPLPETASVIPARSGRFNNSLPAGFASFPSAPGIFDRGVGCVSGTQRVVFYNDYTVAVHFDAALQHIDSESEISFAAATKLGRLHLLPGQSVTVSGDVPICKSQLRTWAYNVRFGEDT; from the coding sequence ATGATTCAGCCGCCTCTTCTCGGACAGGTCATCGACGGCAAGTACCGGATCGATGCGGAGATCGGCGCCGGCGGGATGGCGACGATCTACCGCGCGACCCGCCTGCAGATCGGCGACGCCGTCGCGATCAAGGTGCTCCATACCGAGCTGTTGCGCGAGCCGCAATTCGCCGAGCGCTTCAAGCGCGAAGCGCAGGCCGCGGCCCGGCTCAAGCATCCGAACGTCGTCGCGATCTACGACTTCGGCGTCTCGGCGGAAGGCGTGATCTATCTCGTCATGGAGCTGGTCGAAGGGCCGAACCTGCGCACGATCATCAAGGACACGGGGCCGATGCCCGCCGCGTTGGCCGCGGAGATCGTCCGCCAGGCGTGCGCCGCGTTGAGCGAAGCGCATCGGCAAGGTCTCGTGCACCGCGACGTCAAGCCGGCGAACATCGCGGTGGAGACGACGCCCGACGGACCGCGGGTCAAGGTGCTGGACTTCGGCATCGCGAGCTTGCGCACCGGCGGAACGTTCGCGAGCCTCACGCAGACCGGCGCCGTCATGGGGACGCCGGCGTACATGTCGCCCGAACAGTGCCTGGGCGAAGAGCTCGACGGGCGTTCCGACGTCTACAGCCTCGGCGTCGTGCTGTTCGAGATGCTGTGCGGCGTCGTGCCGTTCAACTCGCCGACGGCGACGGCCGTGGTGATGCAGCACGTGCAGCAGGCGCCGCCGCCGCTGCGCGTCCTGAACGCCAGCATCTCGCCGGCCGTCGAAGCCGTCGTCCTGCGCGCGCTGGCGAAGCGGCCGGAAGAACGCTTTCAAACCGCACGGGAGCTGGCCGACGCGCTCAGCGCGGCGGTGAGCGGGCCGCGGCTTTCGCTCGGCGCGGAGACCGTGGCAGCGCCCAGCTTTTCGGCACTGCGGCTCGATGCCACGACGGTGCAGCCGGCATTGCACGCGCCGACGCCGCCCATGCCGGCGCAACGGGCTCGCCCGCGCAGTTCGATCCCCGCCGGCGTTGTGATCGGCGTGCTCTTGGCCGTGTCGGTCGGTGCGGGATGGTTCGGCGTGCAGCGCTGGGTGACGAAGCCGGGCGCGGTGAGCGCGCGCGCGACGCAGTCGCCGCCGACCGCGACCGCCCAATCCCGCGCCGTGGCGCGCAACCCGCTTGCCGGCGTGCGCGAGAACCCAGTCAACCTGGTGAAGCAGTACTACCGCCTCTGGAACGAACGCCAGTACGCGACGATGTACGCGATGCTCTCCTCCCGGATGCAGCGCAAGAACCCGTACGACCAGTACGTGAAGTATCATTCGCTCGTCATGCGCATCGACGTCGACGCGGCGCCGGGTTCGGCACCCGAGATCGTGGACGTGAGCATCGTCTCGCGCGACCGCGAGCGGAACGGCGCGATCACCGAGAACTACAACGCGGGACAATGGCTCGTGGCGGTCGAGAACGGGCAGCTCAAGCTGGACGATCAGACGGCGCACGGGACGCGGCCTTCGGTCGTGGTCGCCGCAGCACCGATTCCGGTGTACCCGACCGCCGCGCCGGTGTACGCGACGCCGGCAGCGGTCTACGCCACACCAGCCTATGCTGCGGCCCAGCAAGCCGAGGCGCCGGTGGACGCGGTGAGCTTCGTCCGCCAGTACTATCGCCTGTGGAACATGCGCGCGTACGACACGATGTACGGCATGCTTTCGCCGAACATGCAGCGGACGCATCCGTACGCCGACTACGTCAAGTACCACGCGATGGTCGTCCACATCGATGCCGACGTAACTCCGACCGGCTCACCGCTCGCCGTGAACGTACGAATCGTTTCGCAAGACCGCGAAAAAGACGGGTCGATCACTCAGTCCGTCAACGAAGGCCAATGGTTCCTCACGTACGATAGCGGGCTCAAGCTGAACGAGCAAAAGGTGCACGAGGTCAGCAGCACCGCGCACCGCCCGCTGCCCGAAACTGCCTCAGTCATTCCGGCTCGCTCCGGCAGGTTCAACAACTCACTGCCCGCCGGATTCGCGTCGTTCCCGAGCGCGCCGGGGATTTTCGACCGCGGCGTCGGCTGCGTGTCGGGAACGCAGCGCGTCGTGTTCTACAACGACTACACCGTGGCGGTGCACTTCGACGCGGCGCTGCAGCACATCGACTCTGAATCCGAGATAAGCTTTGCGGCGGCGACGAAACTCGGGCGGCTGCACCTCTTGCCGGGCCAATCGGTTACGGTGAGCGGGGACGTTCCGATCTGCAAGAGCCAGCTTCGCACGTGGGCGTACAACGTGCGATTCGGCGAAGACACGTAG
- a CDS encoding LD-carboxypeptidase produces MKRRAFTAPLAGCAGATFGATGAAPAPAPAKLPGTAVKPPRLMKGDKVGLVALAGPLRHAADLDVAKRQAAALGVRLVLGDHLHDHDGYLAGSDATRADDFNRFARDPTVRAIFSLRGGYGTMRILDRIDYGALKRDPKIVLGFSDLTALLNAITLRTGLITFHGPVAGHAVPDRTVAGIRNALMSKDALGALRVPAIGTLSRGKARAPLVGGNLSIVAALVGTPYAVPCAGNILMLEDVREAPYRIDRMLTQLTLSGDLGSVAGIALGSFRDCVPRADDDQPSWTIDETLRDRLVALKKPMITRLPAGHVEEQWTLPLGMNVSFDGDAGTLTVEEPAVR; encoded by the coding sequence ATGAAGCGGCGCGCGTTCACGGCTCCTCTCGCGGGCTGCGCCGGCGCGACGTTCGGCGCGACGGGCGCCGCACCGGCTCCGGCGCCTGCGAAGCTGCCCGGCACCGCCGTCAAGCCGCCGCGCCTGATGAAGGGTGACAAGGTCGGTCTCGTCGCGCTTGCCGGACCGCTTCGTCACGCCGCGGATCTCGATGTTGCGAAGCGGCAAGCGGCGGCGCTCGGCGTCCGGCTCGTTCTCGGCGACCATCTTCACGACCACGACGGCTACCTCGCCGGCAGCGACGCCACCCGCGCCGACGACTTTAACCGGTTCGCCCGCGATCCCACCGTTCGCGCCATCTTCTCGCTCCGCGGCGGCTACGGCACCATGCGGATTCTCGACCGCATCGACTACGGAGCGCTGAAGCGCGATCCGAAGATCGTCCTCGGCTTCTCGGACTTGACGGCGCTGCTCAACGCGATCACGTTGCGAACGGGGCTGATCACGTTTCACGGTCCGGTCGCCGGCCACGCCGTTCCGGACCGCACGGTCGCCGGGATCCGCAACGCCCTGATGTCGAAGGACGCGCTGGGAGCGTTGCGCGTCCCGGCGATCGGAACGCTCTCGCGCGGCAAGGCGCGCGCGCCGCTGGTCGGCGGCAACCTCTCGATCGTGGCGGCGCTCGTCGGCACGCCCTACGCGGTGCCCTGCGCCGGGAACATCCTCATGCTGGAGGACGTCAGAGAAGCTCCCTATCGCATCGATCGCATGCTGACGCAATTGACGCTCAGCGGTGACCTCGGGTCGGTCGCCGGAATCGCGCTCGGGAGCTTTCGCGATTGTGTTCCGAGAGCAGACGACGATCAGCCCTCCTGGACGATCGACGAGACGTTGCGCGACCGGCTCGTCGCGCTGAAGAAACCGATGATCACGCGCCTGCCGGCCGGTCACGTCGAAGAGCAGTGGACGCTGCCGCTCGGGATGAACGTAAGCTTTGACGGCGACGCCGGCACGCTGACCGTCGAGGAGCCCGCCGTGAGATGA